Proteins encoded by one window of Prevotella nigrescens:
- a CDS encoding ComF family protein, with protein MTQISFFSRVLDLIAPRVCPACGCRLGITEEPLCAACNIALPRTMHQLHSFDNEVARLFWGRIPVEKCAAFFLYKPSSPSSNLIYKLKYFDRPDIGEQLGQLVATEYATGNFFDGITALLPVPLTRRRTIQRGYNQSHEIARGISAVTGLPIVKKAIRRKSFRESQTQKNLWERSRNVENAFELCAAEKLNNRHVLLIDDVITTGATLTAVGKELMKVPDIKISILALCFASDK; from the coding sequence ATGACACAGATTAGCTTCTTTTCCCGTGTACTTGACCTCATTGCACCTCGTGTTTGTCCAGCCTGTGGATGCCGACTTGGCATCACCGAAGAACCGCTTTGTGCTGCCTGCAATATAGCTTTGCCCCGCACCATGCACCAGCTCCATTCCTTCGACAACGAGGTAGCGCGCCTCTTTTGGGGCAGAATACCAGTGGAAAAATGCGCTGCTTTCTTCCTTTACAAGCCCAGTTCTCCCTCAAGCAACCTTATCTATAAGCTGAAATACTTCGACCGTCCCGACATTGGCGAACAGCTTGGACAGCTTGTTGCAACCGAATATGCAACCGGAAACTTCTTCGACGGCATTACTGCCCTGCTGCCCGTGCCCCTCACACGCCGCCGTACTATTCAGCGAGGCTATAACCAAAGCCATGAAATAGCACGCGGAATAAGTGCCGTAACGGGGCTGCCCATCGTGAAAAAAGCCATTCGTAGAAAGTCGTTTAGAGAAAGTCAGACCCAGAAAAACCTATGGGAACGTTCCAGGAACGTGGAAAACGCCTTTGAACTCTGTGCTGCTGAGAAACTGAACAACCGGCACGTGCTCTTAATCGACGATGTAATTACCACAGGAGCAACGCTGACAGCCGTCGGGAAGGAACTGATGAAAGTTCCGGACATAAAGATTAGCATTCTCGCCCTATGCTTTGCAAGCGATAAATAA
- the ribD gene encoding bifunctional diaminohydroxyphosphoribosylaminopyrimidine deaminase/5-amino-6-(5-phosphoribosylamino)uracil reductase RibD codes for MEMKQKDIDEMYMCRCLQLAKNGRLLAKPNPMVGAVIVSSEGNIIGEGYHVRCGEGHAEVNAFRSVRHEDEHLLCEATIYVSLEPCSHYGKTPPCADLIVRKGVRRVVCGCVDPFSAVQGRGIEHIRKAGIDVTVGVLEHECLMLNHEFIVRNTQNRPYILLKWAQTANGFIGYSQAVGDGKPALQISNAFTKILVHKLRAEYDAILVGRNTEELEHPRLTVREWNGKNPQKIVLSSTYKSNGFVDGVLYVNSLQQLIETINQRNNTEPKICSLIVEGGARTLQSFIDAGLWDEIRVETAPFTINDGVAAPHLPRGIDIVKKEFYGNTIFTYKRL; via the coding sequence ATGGAAATGAAACAAAAAGATATAGATGAAATGTATATGTGCCGCTGTTTGCAGTTGGCAAAGAACGGCAGGCTGTTGGCAAAACCCAACCCTATGGTGGGCGCGGTAATTGTAAGTAGCGAGGGAAACATAATAGGAGAGGGCTACCATGTGCGGTGTGGAGAAGGTCATGCAGAGGTTAATGCCTTCCGGTCGGTACGCCACGAAGATGAGCATTTACTGTGCGAAGCCACCATCTACGTCAGTCTTGAGCCCTGTTCGCACTACGGAAAGACACCGCCTTGTGCCGATTTGATTGTTCGAAAGGGCGTTCGCAGAGTGGTTTGTGGCTGTGTAGACCCTTTCTCTGCAGTGCAAGGGAGAGGCATTGAGCACATTCGCAAGGCAGGAATAGACGTTACTGTGGGCGTATTGGAACACGAATGCCTGATGCTGAACCATGAGTTTATCGTGCGGAACACGCAAAACCGACCCTACATCTTGCTGAAATGGGCACAGACTGCCAACGGTTTCATAGGGTATTCGCAGGCTGTTGGCGACGGAAAACCTGCGTTGCAGATATCTAATGCCTTTACAAAGATACTCGTCCATAAGCTCCGTGCCGAGTACGATGCCATTCTTGTGGGGCGCAACACCGAAGAATTGGAACACCCACGCCTTACGGTGAGAGAGTGGAATGGCAAGAATCCACAGAAAATAGTACTGTCGTCTACTTATAAAAGCAATGGTTTTGTAGATGGGGTTCTATATGTAAACAGTCTGCAACAACTTATTGAAACCATCAACCAACGCAACAATACAGAACCAAAAATATGTTCGCTCATCGTAGAAGGTGGTGCACGCACGCTTCAATCGTTTATAGACGCAGGACTGTGGGACGAGATTCGTGTAGAAACAGCACCTTTTACAATAAACGATGGTGTTGCCGCTCCACACCTTCCTCGTGGCATTGACATTGTGAAAAAAGAGTTTTACGGTAACACCATCTTTACTTATAAGCGTTTGTAA
- a CDS encoding uroporphyrinogen-III synthase — protein sequence MIKKILISQPKPGSDKSPYYEIAKDLGIEMVFRPFFKVEGLSSKEFRQQKINLLDYTAVVFTSRHAIDNYFKLAQEMRITIPETMKYFCVIETIALYIQKYTQYRKRKIFFGNSGKIDNLIPTMVKHKDEKYLVPLSSVHTDSIGTLLTNNKLRHKECVMYRTVSNDLTEEEKKSFDYDMLVFFSPTGVRALKKNLPDFEQGDIKIAAFGPATAKEVKDQGLRLDLEAPSAKYPSMTGALRAFLEEQKK from the coding sequence ATGATAAAAAAGATATTAATATCACAGCCTAAACCGGGGAGCGACAAGTCTCCTTATTATGAAATAGCCAAGGATTTGGGCATAGAAATGGTGTTTCGCCCATTCTTTAAGGTGGAAGGCTTGTCTTCAAAAGAGTTTCGTCAGCAGAAAATTAACTTGCTTGATTACACTGCTGTGGTATTCACATCTCGCCATGCCATTGACAATTACTTCAAATTGGCGCAGGAAATGCGTATCACCATTCCTGAAACAATGAAGTATTTCTGCGTGATAGAAACAATTGCGCTCTATATTCAGAAATATACGCAGTACAGAAAGCGTAAGATTTTCTTTGGTAATTCGGGTAAAATAGATAACTTGATTCCTACAATGGTAAAGCACAAGGACGAGAAATACCTTGTTCCGTTAAGCTCGGTGCATACCGATTCCATTGGAACGCTGCTCACGAACAACAAGCTGAGGCACAAGGAATGTGTGATGTATCGCACCGTCAGCAACGATCTTACGGAAGAAGAGAAGAAGTCTTTCGACTACGATATGCTTGTTTTCTTCAGCCCTACGGGTGTTCGTGCTTTGAAAAAGAACTTGCCCGATTTTGAACAAGGCGACATTAAGATAGCTGCCTTTGGTCCTGCAACAGCCAAAGAGGTGAAAGACCAAGGTCTGCGCCTTGATTTGGAGGCACCATCAGCTAAATATCCTTCTATGACAGGTGCATTACGTGCCTTCTTGGAAGAGCAGAAGAAGTAA
- the prmC gene encoding peptide chain release factor N(5)-glutamine methyltransferase yields the protein MYTTYQNLYKQLTNIYPLNEAKAIVRMVLEDRFGLTLADIYTDKVTQLSADDASKLEKIMLRLAKGEPVQYVLGSVTFCGRQFGVAPGVLIPRPETELLCEWVVNVHDKPYCALQPPTPLRVLDVGTGSGCIAITLSLDMPNTVVSACDISPEALLIARDNAIRLGAAVNFQLKDALQLAATEERFDIIVSNPPYICDSERTEMMQNVLDHEPPTALFVPDDDPLRFYRAIAEYGTTVLSHGGELYFEINDRFADEVSAMLNALGYAGTEVRTDQFGKQRFVKTMRA from the coding sequence ATGTACACGACCTACCAAAATCTGTATAAACAGCTCACGAATATCTATCCATTAAACGAGGCGAAAGCCATTGTCAGAATGGTTTTAGAAGACCGATTCGGGCTAACGCTTGCCGATATATATACCGACAAAGTTACGCAATTATCAGCAGACGATGCCAGCAAACTCGAAAAAATAATGCTTCGATTGGCAAAAGGCGAACCAGTGCAGTATGTTCTCGGCTCGGTTACATTCTGCGGACGGCAGTTTGGCGTGGCTCCGGGTGTGCTTATACCCCGTCCCGAAACGGAATTGCTCTGCGAATGGGTAGTAAACGTTCACGATAAGCCATACTGTGCGCTGCAGCCGCCTACTCCTTTACGTGTCTTAGACGTCGGGACGGGGAGCGGTTGCATAGCTATCACCCTCTCGTTGGATATGCCTAACACTGTAGTATCTGCCTGCGACATTTCGCCAGAGGCACTTTTAATAGCCCGCGACAACGCCATAAGGTTGGGAGCAGCAGTCAATTTCCAGCTGAAAGATGCATTACAGCTTGCGGCAACCGAAGAAAGGTTCGACATTATTGTAAGCAATCCGCCCTATATCTGCGACAGCGAGCGCACGGAAATGATGCAGAACGTGCTCGACCACGAGCCTCCAACGGCTCTTTTCGTACCCGACGACGACCCTCTGCGCTTCTATCGTGCTATTGCAGAATATGGAACGACTGTCCTTTCGCACGGTGGTGAACTCTATTTTGAAATCAACGACCGCTTTGCCGACGAGGTTTCGGCAATGCTAAACGCTTTGGGCTATGCCGGCACAGAGGTGCGTACCGACCAATTTGGCAAGCAACGATTTGTAAAAACAATGCGAGCATGA
- the metK gene encoding methionine adenosyltransferase codes for MAYLFSSESVSEGHPDKVADQISDALLDQFLAYDDTSRCAIETFNTTGQVIIMGEVRSKEYIDIPAITRKTINKIGYTRAEYQFDGNSCGVLSAIHEQSSDINRGVDRTDENNQGAGDQGMMFGYACNETANYMPVTLELAHLLMTTLADIRKEGKVMTYLRPDSKSQVTVEYSDDNIPQRIDTIVVSTQHDDFVKPADNSAEAQLKADEEMLAKIREDVLNILMPRVKAQIESEKVLALFNDNIKYFVNPTGKFVIGGPHGDTGLTGRKIIVDTYGGKGAHGGGAFSGKDSSKVDRSAAYATRYIAKNMVAAGVSDEILVQLAYAIGVAEPVSVYVNTYGRSHVNLTDGEIAEKIKQMFDLRPKAIERMLKLRQPMYIETAAYGHMGRKNETVKKTFTSLYHEKKEVEVELFTWEKLDKVAEIKKAFGL; via the coding sequence ATGGCATATTTATTTTCATCAGAATCAGTTTCAGAAGGGCACCCAGACAAGGTTGCCGACCAGATTAGCGATGCCCTTCTCGACCAGTTCCTTGCCTACGACGATACTTCTCGTTGTGCAATTGAAACTTTCAACACTACCGGACAAGTAATTATTATGGGCGAAGTACGCTCGAAAGAATATATCGATATTCCTGCCATCACACGGAAAACCATCAATAAGATTGGTTACACAAGGGCTGAATACCAGTTCGACGGCAATAGCTGCGGTGTTCTTTCTGCCATTCACGAACAAAGTTCCGATATTAACCGTGGCGTAGACCGTACCGATGAGAACAATCAGGGCGCAGGCGACCAAGGCATGATGTTCGGTTATGCCTGCAACGAAACGGCAAACTACATGCCCGTTACGCTTGAACTGGCCCACTTGTTAATGACAACCTTGGCAGACATACGCAAAGAAGGAAAGGTGATGACCTATCTCCGCCCCGATTCAAAGAGCCAAGTAACGGTGGAATACAGCGACGACAACATTCCACAACGCATTGATACGATTGTGGTTTCTACCCAACACGACGACTTTGTAAAGCCTGCCGACAATTCTGCCGAGGCACAGCTGAAAGCCGACGAAGAGATGTTGGCAAAGATTAGAGAGGACGTTTTGAACATACTGATGCCACGCGTGAAGGCGCAGATAGAGTCGGAGAAGGTGCTGGCACTGTTCAACGACAACATAAAATACTTTGTAAATCCTACCGGAAAGTTCGTTATCGGCGGCCCTCACGGCGATACAGGCTTGACTGGTCGTAAGATTATTGTAGACACCTACGGCGGAAAAGGTGCGCATGGAGGTGGTGCTTTCTCTGGGAAAGACTCATCGAAGGTAGACCGTTCAGCTGCATACGCAACTCGCTACATTGCAAAGAATATGGTGGCAGCAGGTGTCAGCGACGAAATACTTGTGCAATTGGCTTACGCTATCGGCGTTGCCGAGCCTGTTAGTGTCTATGTTAATACTTATGGACGCTCTCATGTGAACCTGACAGACGGCGAAATAGCTGAGAAAATAAAGCAAATGTTCGACCTTCGCCCTAAGGCTATAGAGCGAATGCTGAAGTTGCGCCAGCCAATGTACATAGAAACAGCTGCCTACGGACACATGGGACGCAAGAACGAGACCGTAAAAAAGACTTTCACAAGCCTGTATCACGAGAAGAAAGAAGTCGAAGTGGAACTCTTTACATGGGAGAAACTCGACAAAGTAGCAGAGATTAAGAAAGCATTCGGACTGTAA
- a CDS encoding DUF4271 domain-containing protein: MPTTDSIATPPLLRRLQTPPQQSAKNATTEHGESGIGQADTVRTERTKSLLKWKAPKHLKLTDVKFAQEGYFKGNPYYRPELGMSNGGILGDPVPYSVSNDNVVAGTLLVCFALAMIASSMSSNFIVRQIKGLFNRPYRRINVGETGHEVRFQVFLVVQTALLLSITYYLFTRSENGGNYVVDSPMLVVGIFLAIFLGYFLLKKLLYSIVNWVYFDRKSNQQWSQLTLFLVSAEGVLIFPAVLLMIYFGLSVQYTLIYVATIVGLAKLLLFYQGYVIFFKRTAASLQIILYFCTLELMPLMALIGILVYTDNYLTIIF, encoded by the coding sequence ATGCCAACAACCGATTCCATCGCCACTCCGCCACTATTAAGGCGGCTGCAAACCCCACCTCAACAGTCTGCAAAGAACGCAACGACAGAGCATGGGGAGAGTGGTATTGGACAGGCAGATACTGTCAGGACTGAAAGGACAAAGAGTTTGCTGAAGTGGAAAGCGCCAAAACACCTCAAGCTGACCGACGTGAAGTTTGCCCAAGAAGGCTATTTCAAGGGCAACCCTTACTACCGTCCCGAGCTTGGAATGTCGAACGGCGGAATACTTGGCGACCCTGTGCCTTACAGTGTGAGCAACGACAACGTGGTGGCAGGCACGCTCCTGGTGTGCTTTGCCTTGGCTATGATAGCCTCATCTATGTCGAGCAACTTCATTGTAAGGCAGATAAAGGGACTTTTCAATCGTCCCTATCGCCGTATAAATGTAGGCGAAACAGGACACGAGGTACGCTTCCAAGTCTTTTTGGTCGTACAGACGGCATTGCTTCTGAGCATTACCTACTACCTGTTCACGCGCTCTGAGAATGGTGGTAACTACGTTGTCGATTCGCCAATGCTTGTCGTGGGCATTTTTCTTGCCATCTTCTTAGGGTATTTTCTGCTAAAGAAGTTGTTGTATTCCATTGTAAACTGGGTGTATTTCGACCGCAAGAGTAATCAGCAATGGTCGCAACTGACCTTGTTTCTCGTATCGGCAGAGGGCGTTCTCATATTTCCTGCAGTGCTGTTGATGATTTATTTCGGGCTATCGGTGCAATATACGCTCATCTATGTAGCAACCATTGTAGGTTTAGCCAAATTGCTTCTCTTTTACCAAGGATATGTCATCTTTTTTAAAAGAACAGCTGCCAGTCTGCAAATAATTTTGTACTTTTGCACCTTAGAATTGATGCCGCTGATGGCATTGATAGGAATCTTGGTATATACCGATAACTATTTGACTATAATTTTTTAG
- the yidD gene encoding membrane protein insertion efficiency factor YidD translates to MTFQKLLHAVSRLLSWLLIVPILFYQRFITPFTPPSCRFTPTCSEYAKQALMKHGPMKGLGLAIWRILRCNPWGGSGYDPVP, encoded by the coding sequence ATGACGTTTCAGAAGCTTTTACACGCTGTTTCGCGTCTGTTATCGTGGCTACTGATAGTTCCAATTCTTTTTTATCAACGGTTTATCACACCCTTTACACCTCCTTCTTGCAGATTTACACCTACTTGTTCGGAGTACGCAAAGCAAGCATTGATGAAGCACGGACCGATGAAAGGACTTGGATTGGCTATTTGGCGAATACTAAGATGCAACCCATGGGGTGGGAGTGGGTACGACCCGGTTCCCTAA
- a CDS encoding ribonuclease P protein component codes for MPVTRRFTLCKEERICSKLLIDQLFNGGNSHSMVAFPLRAVYVIKDRNEAQGAPPPQAKILVSVPKKYFKRAVKRNRVKRQVREAYRKNKYILLDKLQPMPNQEVLLAFIWLDNMLHASADIENKVCNLLQRIGEKIETDRKEAIQE; via the coding sequence ATGCCTGTTACCCGCAGATTTACGTTGTGTAAAGAGGAGCGAATATGCAGCAAACTGCTCATAGACCAGCTCTTTAATGGGGGGAATAGTCATTCTATGGTTGCTTTTCCGCTGCGGGCAGTATATGTGATAAAAGACCGTAACGAAGCACAAGGTGCCCCACCACCACAAGCAAAGATACTCGTTAGCGTACCCAAGAAGTATTTTAAGCGTGCCGTAAAGCGCAACAGAGTGAAGCGACAGGTGAGAGAAGCGTATCGAAAGAACAAATATATCTTGCTTGACAAGCTGCAACCGATGCCGAATCAGGAGGTGTTACTCGCCTTTATATGGCTCGATAATATGCTTCACGCATCTGCTGATATAGAAAACAAGGTGTGCAATCTGCTCCAACGCATTGGAGAAAAGATTGAAACAGACAGAAAGGAGGCTATTCAAGAATGA
- a CDS encoding regulatory protein RecX, with translation MIQKKQITEAEALRKLGDLCARGEHCSGEMTEKLCKWGIAADAQERIIGKLIDYKYLDDERFTRSFVHDKITFNKWGCRKIEQALWQKHIPQSISQPILDEIEPEEYLNVLRPLLKSKYPTIKAETAYERSMKLIKYAMGRGFTLDVIRQCIDDASIIDDIDGDDTD, from the coding sequence ATGATACAAAAGAAACAGATAACCGAAGCAGAAGCCTTGCGCAAACTTGGCGATCTTTGCGCTCGTGGTGAGCATTGTTCGGGCGAAATGACAGAGAAGTTATGCAAATGGGGCATTGCAGCCGATGCGCAGGAACGCATTATCGGCAAACTCATCGACTATAAATATCTCGACGACGAACGATTTACACGATCGTTCGTGCACGATAAGATTACTTTCAACAAGTGGGGGTGCCGAAAAATAGAACAGGCATTGTGGCAAAAGCACATTCCGCAAAGCATTTCGCAGCCCATTCTCGACGAAATTGAACCGGAAGAATACTTGAATGTGCTGCGCCCACTGCTGAAAAGCAAGTATCCAACCATAAAGGCTGAAACCGCTTACGAACGTTCCATGAAACTGATAAAATATGCAATGGGGCGTGGTTTTACGCTCGATGTCATTCGGCAGTGCATAGACGATGCTTCAATAATAGACGATATAGACGGAGATGACACAGATTAG